The following proteins come from a genomic window of Pseudomonas sp. J452:
- the cspD gene encoding cold shock domain-containing protein CspD, producing MLSGKVKWFNNAKGYGFIVADGRDEDLFAHYSAIQMDGYKTLKAGQPVSFDILQGPKGLHAVNISAALATSESPATISSPQSTPVEA from the coding sequence ATGCTTAGCGGTAAGGTCAAGTGGTTCAACAACGCCAAAGGCTACGGGTTCATCGTCGCCGACGGCCGAGATGAGGACCTATTCGCCCACTACTCGGCCATCCAGATGGACGGTTACAAGACTCTCAAGGCCGGCCAGCCGGTAAGCTTCGATATTCTGCAAGGTCCAAAGGGCCTGCATGCTGTGAATATCAGCGCCGCCCTGGCAACCAGTGAATCCCCGGCGACCATCAGTTCGCCACAAAGCACTCCGGTAGAAGCCTGA
- the icd gene encoding NADP-dependent isocitrate dehydrogenase, with product MGYQKIQVPATGDKITVNADMSLNVPNNPIIPFIEGDGIGVDISPVMIKVVDAAVEKAYGGERKISWMEVYAGEKATQVYDQDTWLPKETLEAVRDYVVSIKGPLTTPVGGGIRSLNVALRQELDLYVCLRPVRWFEGVPSPVKRPGDVDMTIFRENSEDIYAGIEWKAGSPEATKVIKFLKEEMGVTKIRFDQDCGIGVKPVSKEGTKRLVRKALQYTVDNDRESLTIVHKGNIMKFTEGAFKDWGYEVARDEFGAELLDGGPWMQFKNPRTGKNIVVKDAIADAMLQQILLRPAEYDVIATLNLNGDYLSDALAAEVGGIGIAPGANLSDTIAMFEATHGTAPKYAGQDKVNPGSVILSAEMMLRHMGWTEAADLIIKGTNGAIGAKTVTYDFERLMDGAKLLSCSQFGDAMIAHM from the coding sequence ATGGGATACCAGAAGATCCAGGTGCCAGCGACCGGTGACAAAATCACCGTCAACGCCGACATGTCCCTGAACGTACCGAACAACCCGATCATCCCGTTCATCGAGGGTGATGGCATCGGCGTCGATATCAGCCCGGTGATGATCAAGGTCGTCGACGCGGCCGTCGAGAAAGCCTACGGCGGCGAGCGCAAGATTTCCTGGATGGAAGTCTACGCCGGCGAGAAAGCCACCCAGGTCTACGACCAGGACACCTGGCTGCCGAAAGAAACCCTGGAAGCCGTACGCGACTACGTTGTTTCCATCAAAGGCCCGCTGACCACTCCGGTCGGTGGCGGCATCCGTTCGCTGAACGTTGCCCTGCGCCAGGAACTGGATCTGTATGTCTGCCTGCGCCCGGTGCGTTGGTTCGAAGGCGTGCCGAGCCCGGTCAAGCGTCCGGGTGACGTCGACATGACCATCTTCCGCGAAAACTCCGAAGATATTTATGCCGGTATCGAGTGGAAGGCCGGTTCGCCTGAAGCGACCAAGGTCATCAAGTTCCTGAAAGAAGAAATGGGCGTCACCAAGATCCGTTTCGACCAGGATTGCGGCATCGGCGTCAAGCCGGTTTCCAAGGAAGGCACCAAGCGCCTGGTGCGCAAGGCGCTGCAGTACACCGTCGACAACGACCGCGAGTCGCTGACCATCGTGCACAAAGGCAACATCATGAAGTTCACCGAAGGTGCCTTCAAGGATTGGGGCTACGAAGTGGCGCGTGACGAGTTCGGCGCCGAGCTGCTGGATGGCGGTCCGTGGATGCAGTTCAAGAACCCGCGTACCGGCAAGAACATCGTGGTCAAGGACGCCATCGCCGACGCCATGCTGCAGCAGATCCTGCTGCGTCCGGCCGAATATGACGTGATCGCTACCCTGAACCTGAACGGTGACTACCTGTCCGATGCCCTGGCGGCCGAAGTAGGTGGTATCGGTATCGCGCCGGGTGCCAACCTGTCCGACACCATCGCCATGTTCGAAGCGACCCACGGCACCGCGCCGAAGTACGCTGGTCAGGACAAGGTCAACCCGGGTTCGGTCATCCTCTCCGCCGAGATGATGCTGCGCCACATGGGCTGGACCGAAGCCGCGGACCTGATCATCAAAGGTACCAACGGTGCCATCGGTGCGAAGACCGTGACTTACGACTTCGAGCGTCTGATGGATGGCGCCAAGCTGCTGTCCTGCTCGCAGTTCGGCGATGCCATGATCGCGCACATGTAA
- a CDS encoding NUDIX hydrolase: MRFTPHVTVATVVEDQGRFLLVEELAGGQAVFNQPAGHLEADESLIDAALRETLEETGWQVELTAVTGIYLYTAPSNGVTYQRVCFAAKPLLHLPESPLDDGILGPRWLTREELAAQPERWRSELVMRCIDDYLAGERFPLSLIRDPA, translated from the coding sequence ATGCGCTTTACGCCCCATGTCACGGTAGCCACCGTGGTCGAAGACCAGGGACGCTTCCTGCTGGTCGAAGAGCTGGCTGGCGGCCAGGCGGTATTTAATCAGCCTGCCGGCCATCTGGAAGCAGACGAAAGTCTCATCGACGCCGCCTTGCGCGAAACCCTCGAGGAAACCGGCTGGCAGGTCGAGCTGACCGCCGTGACCGGCATCTACCTCTACACAGCCCCGAGCAATGGCGTCACCTACCAGCGCGTGTGCTTCGCCGCCAAGCCCCTGCTGCATCTGCCAGAGAGCCCGCTGGACGACGGCATCCTCGGCCCGCGCTGGCTGACCCGAGAGGAACTGGCGGCCCAGCCCGAACGCTGGCGCAGTGAACTGGTTATGCGCTGCATCGACGACTACCTGGCCGGCGAGCGCTTCCCGCTGAGCCTGATCCGCGACCCGGCCTGA
- the mnmA gene encoding tRNA 2-thiouridine(34) synthase MnmA: MPSSTSPSTQRVIVGMSGGVDSSVSALLLLEQGYQVEGLFMKNWEEDDGTEYCTAMDDLADAQAVCDKIGIKLHTANFAAEYWDNVFEHFLAEYKAGRTPNPDILCNREIKFKAFLDYALSLGADLIATGHYVRRRDIDGRSELLKGLDPNKDQSYFLHAVGGEQIGRTLFPVGELEKPQVRAIAEKYELATAKKKDSTGICFIGERRFSDFLKQYLPAQPGDIETIEGEVIGRHHGLMYHTIGQRQGLGIGGLKDAGDEPWYVLAKDLKRNVLLVGQGNEHPWLFSRALLASEIYWVNPIDLSSPRQLTAKVRYRQSDQACTLEQTADGYRAVFAEPQRAVTPGQSVVFYDGEVCLGGGVIESAKPWFAGAGLV; encoded by the coding sequence ATGCCCAGCAGCACCTCCCCCAGCACCCAGCGCGTCATCGTCGGCATGTCCGGCGGCGTGGACTCTTCCGTCTCGGCCCTGCTCCTGCTCGAACAGGGCTACCAGGTCGAAGGCCTGTTCATGAAGAACTGGGAAGAAGACGACGGCACCGAATACTGCACCGCCATGGATGATCTGGCCGACGCCCAAGCCGTGTGCGACAAGATCGGCATCAAGCTGCACACCGCCAACTTCGCCGCCGAATACTGGGACAACGTGTTCGAGCACTTCCTCGCCGAATACAAGGCCGGACGCACGCCGAACCCGGACATCCTGTGCAACCGCGAGATCAAGTTCAAAGCCTTCCTCGACTACGCCCTGAGCCTCGGCGCCGATCTGATCGCCACCGGCCACTACGTGCGCCGTCGCGACATCGACGGCCGCAGCGAGCTGCTCAAGGGGCTCGACCCGAACAAGGACCAGAGCTACTTCCTGCATGCCGTCGGCGGCGAGCAGATCGGCCGCACCCTGTTCCCGGTCGGCGAACTGGAAAAGCCCCAGGTGCGCGCCATCGCTGAGAAATACGAGCTGGCCACCGCCAAGAAGAAGGACTCCACCGGCATCTGCTTTATCGGCGAACGCCGCTTCAGCGACTTCCTCAAGCAGTACCTGCCGGCCCAGCCCGGCGATATCGAGACCATCGAGGGTGAAGTGATCGGCCGCCACCACGGCCTGATGTACCACACCATCGGCCAGCGCCAGGGCCTCGGCATCGGCGGCCTCAAGGATGCCGGCGACGAACCCTGGTACGTGCTAGCCAAGGACCTCAAACGCAACGTGCTGCTGGTCGGCCAGGGCAACGAACACCCCTGGCTGTTTAGCCGCGCCCTGCTCGCCTCGGAGATCTACTGGGTCAACCCCATCGACCTGAGCAGCCCGCGCCAACTGACCGCCAAGGTGCGCTACCGGCAGAGCGACCAGGCCTGCACCCTGGAACAGACCGCAGACGGCTACCGCGCCGTGTTCGCCGAGCCACAACGGGCCGTCACCCCCGGCCAGTCCGTGGTGTTCTACGACGGTGAGGTCTGCCTGGGTGGCGGCGTGATCGAGAGCGCCAAGCCTTGGTTTGCCGGAGCCGGCCTGGTATGA
- the hflD gene encoding high frequency lysogenization protein HflD, translating to MSPIQEQLTALAAVFEATTLVDKIARTGQASEADITCLLGSLLVREPKNTLDVYGGDDLNLREGYKALASALERNPASLQREPLRYALALLGLERQLAKRDDLLQVIGSRLDQIQQQVGHFGLTHENVISSCGALYQDTISTFRQRIQVQGDMRFLQQANNAAKIRALLLTGIRSARLWRQLGGHRWQLVFSRGKLLKELYPLLRS from the coding sequence ATGAGCCCGATTCAGGAACAACTGACCGCACTGGCCGCCGTCTTCGAAGCCACCACCCTGGTCGACAAGATCGCCCGCACCGGCCAGGCCAGCGAAGCCGACATCACCTGCCTGCTCGGCAGCCTGCTGGTGCGTGAGCCGAAGAACACCCTGGACGTCTACGGCGGCGATGACCTCAACCTGCGCGAAGGTTACAAGGCCCTGGCCAGCGCCCTCGAACGCAACCCGGCGAGCCTGCAGCGCGAGCCGCTGCGCTACGCCCTGGCCCTGCTCGGCCTGGAGCGTCAGCTGGCCAAGCGCGACGACCTGCTGCAGGTGATCGGCAGTCGTCTGGACCAGATCCAGCAGCAGGTCGGCCACTTCGGCTTGACCCACGAGAACGTCATTTCTTCCTGCGGCGCGCTGTACCAGGACACCATCAGCACTTTCCGCCAACGCATCCAGGTGCAAGGCGACATGCGCTTCCTGCAGCAAGCCAACAACGCGGCAAAGATCCGTGCCCTGCTGCTGACCGGCATCCGCTCGGCGCGCCTGTGGCGCCAGCTCGGCGGCCATCGCTGGCAACTGGTGTTCAGCCGCGGCAAGCTGCTCAAGGAACTCTATCCGCTGCTGCGCAGCTGA
- a CDS encoding DMT family transporter, with amino-acid sequence MSLPSRSVKPLQGALLLAFSALLFSLMGVGIREVSLSVNNESVVFFRNLVGVLFFLPLVLLKGTQPLKTGRLKSHLWRTTYGLAAMYCFFYAIAHLPLADAMLFTYSAPVFTPLIAWWWLKEPLTRRMLLTTGIGLIGVLLVAKPSQALLDSQALVGLAASILAAFAFVSIREMSNTEPAFRIVFYFALFSTLISAIPLTWAWQALDSHDLGLLLVIGLLATVSQIVMSKAYALAPPGIIGPIAYLAIVFAGLIAWLRWGETPDLTSLLGAALIFAASLLSISRR; translated from the coding sequence ATGAGCCTCCCGTCGCGCAGCGTAAAACCCCTGCAGGGCGCTCTGCTGCTGGCGTTCTCCGCCCTGCTGTTCTCGTTGATGGGCGTCGGCATCCGCGAAGTCTCGCTGAGCGTCAACAACGAGTCGGTGGTGTTCTTCCGCAACCTGGTTGGCGTGCTGTTCTTCCTGCCGCTGGTACTGCTCAAGGGCACCCAACCGCTGAAGACCGGGCGCCTGAAATCCCACCTGTGGCGCACCACCTATGGCCTGGCGGCCATGTATTGCTTCTTCTACGCCATCGCCCACCTGCCGTTGGCCGACGCCATGCTGTTTACCTACTCGGCACCGGTATTCACCCCCCTGATTGCCTGGTGGTGGCTGAAAGAACCACTGACCCGGCGCATGCTGCTGACCACCGGCATCGGCCTGATCGGTGTGCTGCTGGTGGCCAAACCCAGCCAGGCCCTGCTCGACAGCCAGGCGCTGGTCGGCCTGGCCGCCAGCATCCTGGCCGCCTTCGCCTTCGTCTCGATTCGCGAGATGAGCAATACCGAGCCGGCCTTTCGCATCGTCTTCTACTTCGCCCTGTTCAGCACCCTGATCTCCGCCATCCCGCTGACCTGGGCCTGGCAGGCACTGGATAGCCACGACCTGGGCCTGCTGCTGGTAATCGGTCTGCTCGCCACCGTCAGCCAGATCGTCATGTCCAAGGCCTACGCCCTGGCCCCACCCGGCATCATCGGACCGATCGCCTACCTGGCCATCGTCTTCGCCGGCCTGATCGCCTGGCTGCGCTGGGGTGAAACGCCCGATCTGACTTCACTGCTCGGCGCCGCGCTGATCTTCGCCGCCAGCCTGTTATCCATCAGCCGGCGCTGA
- the purB gene encoding adenylosuccinate lyase, producing MQLSSLTAVSPVDGRYASKTSALRPIFSEYGLIRFRVMVEVRWLQRLAAHEGVAEVAPFSAEAQAILNELADNFAIEHAERVKEIERTTNHDVKAVEYLLKEQAAKLPELAAVSEFIHFACTSEDINNLSHALMLREGRDGVLLPLMKQIAAAIRELAVKFADVPMLSRTHGQPASPTTLGKELANVVYRLERQIAQVAAVPLLGKINGAVGNYNAHLSAYPQIDWEANARQFIEGDLGLQFNPYTTQIEPHDYIAELFDAIARFNTILIDFDRDVWGYISLGYFKQKTVAGEIGSSTMPHKVNPIDFENSEGNLGIANALFQHLASKLPISRWQRDLTDSTVLRNLGVGFAHSVIAYEASLKGIGKLELNEARIAADLDACWEVLAEPIQTVMRRYAIENPYEKLKELTRGKGISPEALLTFIDGLDMPAAAKAELKQLTPANYIGNAVAQAKRV from the coding sequence ATGCAGCTCTCCTCGCTCACCGCGGTTTCCCCCGTTGATGGCCGTTACGCCTCCAAAACCAGCGCCCTGCGCCCGATCTTCAGCGAATACGGCCTGATCCGTTTCCGCGTCATGGTCGAAGTCCGCTGGCTGCAGCGCCTGGCCGCCCATGAAGGCGTCGCCGAAGTCGCGCCCTTCTCCGCCGAAGCCCAGGCCATCCTCAACGAGCTGGCGGACAACTTCGCCATCGAGCACGCCGAGCGCGTGAAAGAGATCGAGCGCACCACCAACCACGACGTCAAAGCCGTGGAATACCTGCTCAAGGAACAGGCCGCCAAGCTGCCGGAACTGGCCGCGGTCAGCGAGTTCATCCACTTCGCCTGCACCAGCGAGGACATCAACAACCTGTCCCACGCCCTGATGCTGCGCGAAGGCCGCGACGGCGTGCTGCTGCCGCTGATGAAGCAGATCGCCGCCGCCATCCGCGAGCTGGCCGTCAAGTTCGCCGACGTACCGATGCTCTCGCGCACCCACGGCCAGCCGGCTTCGCCGACCACCCTGGGCAAGGAACTGGCCAACGTGGTCTACCGCCTGGAGCGCCAGATCGCTCAGGTTGCGGCCGTGCCGCTGCTGGGCAAGATCAACGGCGCCGTGGGCAACTACAACGCTCACCTGTCCGCCTACCCGCAGATCGACTGGGAAGCCAACGCCCGCCAGTTCATCGAAGGTGACCTGGGTCTGCAGTTCAACCCCTACACCACGCAGATCGAGCCGCACGACTACATCGCCGAGCTGTTCGACGCCATCGCCCGCTTCAACACCATCCTCATCGACTTCGACCGCGACGTCTGGGGCTACATCTCCCTCGGTTACTTCAAGCAGAAGACCGTGGCCGGTGAAATCGGCTCCTCGACCATGCCGCACAAGGTCAACCCGATTGACTTCGAAAACTCCGAAGGCAACCTGGGCATCGCTAACGCACTGTTCCAGCACCTGGCCAGCAAGCTGCCGATCTCCCGCTGGCAGCGCGACCTGACTGACTCCACCGTGCTGCGCAACCTTGGTGTCGGCTTCGCCCACAGCGTCATCGCCTACGAAGCCAGCCTCAAGGGCATCGGCAAGCTGGAGCTGAACGAAGCGCGCATCGCCGCCGACCTGGACGCCTGCTGGGAAGTCCTCGCCGAGCCGATCCAGACCGTGATGCGCCGCTATGCCATCGAGAACCCCTACGAGAAGCTCAAGGAGCTGACCCGCGGCAAAGGCATCAGCCCGGAGGCCCTGCTGACCTTCATCGACGGCCTGGACATGCCAGCCGCCGCCAAGGCAGAACTCAAGCAACTGACCCCGGCCAACTACATCGGCAACGCCGTAGCCCAGGCCAAGCGCGTCTGA
- a CDS encoding cupin domain-containing protein: MTTDVPLQLLGGLTAREFLRDYWQKKPLLIRQAIPDFESPISPDELAGLALEEEVESRLVVEHGERPWELRRGPFAEDAFSQLPERDWTLLVQAVDQFVPDVAELLKHFNFLPSWRIDDVMVSFAAPGGGVGPHYDNYDVFLLQAHGQRRWKIGQMCDADSALLPHADLRILADFAQTEEWVLEPGDMLYLPPRLAHFGTAEDDCMTYSVGFRAPSAAEVLTHFTDFLAQFLPDEERYSDAGTAPTDDPHQIQLDALDRLKALLAEHMGDERLLLTWFGQFMTEPRYPELVAGTDVEDDEFLAALKQGAVLVRNPSARLAWSELDVGLVLFASGQSRLLPSSLKELLKLICAADALHSDNLGQWLADEEGRKLLCELVKQGSLEFADE, encoded by the coding sequence ATGACTACTGATGTACCTCTGCAACTGCTCGGCGGTCTTACAGCCCGTGAATTCCTGCGCGACTACTGGCAGAAGAAACCCCTGCTGATCCGCCAGGCCATCCCTGATTTCGAAAGCCCGATCAGCCCGGATGAACTGGCCGGTCTGGCCCTGGAAGAAGAAGTCGAATCGCGCCTGGTCGTCGAACACGGCGAGCGCCCCTGGGAACTGCGCCGAGGCCCGTTCGCCGAAGACGCCTTCAGCCAGCTACCAGAGCGCGACTGGACCCTGCTGGTGCAGGCCGTCGATCAGTTCGTCCCGGATGTCGCCGAGCTGCTCAAGCACTTCAACTTCCTGCCCAGCTGGCGCATCGACGACGTCATGGTCAGCTTCGCCGCACCGGGCGGCGGCGTCGGCCCGCACTACGACAACTATGACGTGTTCCTGCTCCAGGCCCACGGCCAGCGCCGCTGGAAGATTGGCCAGATGTGCGACGCCGACAGCGCCCTGCTGCCGCACGCCGACCTGCGCATCCTGGCCGACTTCGCGCAGACCGAAGAGTGGGTGCTGGAGCCCGGCGACATGCTCTACCTGCCGCCGCGCCTGGCCCACTTCGGCACCGCCGAGGATGACTGCATGACCTACTCGGTGGGCTTCCGCGCCCCCAGCGCCGCCGAGGTACTGACCCATTTCACCGACTTCCTCGCCCAGTTCCTGCCGGACGAAGAACGCTACAGCGACGCCGGCACCGCGCCGACCGACGACCCGCACCAGATCCAGCTGGACGCCCTCGACCGCCTCAAAGCCCTGTTGGCCGAGCACATGGGTGACGAGCGCCTGCTGCTGACCTGGTTCGGCCAGTTCATGACCGAGCCACGCTACCCCGAGCTGGTCGCCGGCACCGACGTCGAGGACGACGAATTCCTCGCCGCACTCAAGCAAGGTGCCGTACTGGTACGCAACCCCAGCGCACGCCTGGCCTGGAGCGAGCTGGATGTCGGCCTGGTGCTGTTCGCCAGCGGCCAGAGCCGCCTGCTGCCGAGCAGCCTGAAGGAACTGCTCAAGCTGATCTGCGCCGCCGACGCCCTGCACAGTGACAACCTCGGCCAATGGCTCGCCGACGAAGAGGGGCGTAAGCTGCTCTGTGAACTGGTCAAGCAAGGCAGCCTGGAGTTTGCTGATGAGTGA
- a CDS encoding GNAT family N-acetyltransferase gives MSEIHVRLAHWQKDNAELRRIREAVFIAEQAVPAELEWDDEDIEAVHFLALEGDYPIGTARLLADGQIGRVSVLKDWRGLKVGDALMHAAIAEAENRGQREQKLSAQVHATAFYERLGFHIEGAEYLEAGIPHVMMVRHSD, from the coding sequence ATGAGTGAGATTCACGTCCGCCTAGCCCACTGGCAGAAGGACAATGCCGAGCTGCGGCGCATCCGCGAAGCCGTGTTCATCGCGGAACAAGCGGTGCCGGCAGAACTCGAATGGGATGACGAGGACATCGAGGCCGTGCACTTTCTCGCCCTCGAAGGCGACTACCCGATCGGCACCGCACGCCTGCTGGCCGACGGCCAGATCGGCCGGGTTTCGGTGCTCAAGGATTGGCGTGGCCTGAAAGTCGGCGACGCCCTGATGCATGCAGCCATCGCCGAAGCGGAAAACCGCGGCCAGCGTGAACAGAAGCTCAGCGCACAGGTGCATGCCACGGCCTTCTACGAGCGCCTGGGCTTTCACATCGAAGGTGCCGAGTACCTGGAAGCCGGCATCCCCCATGTGATGATGGTGCGCCATAGCGACTAG
- a CDS encoding histone acetyltransferase HPA2, with the protein MNDENAPPDEIQTELPAIDFQSPGRFAVHNPASPGAIPEQREPAPFQLGEHQALQRFSSAEEAQAHALALLQQSRSSLCLYTPDLEPWLYNHSSVQDACTRFLLASPKNRLRILVRDVSRPVKQGHRLLNLAQRISSNLHIRRLNPDHPSEEIAYLLADARGLLLRSHPEDYAGYALYNDPGRFRLQQALFDQAWDISLLDPDLRSFLL; encoded by the coding sequence ATGAACGACGAAAACGCCCCGCCCGACGAAATCCAGACCGAATTGCCGGCCATTGATTTTCAGTCGCCGGGGCGTTTTGCCGTGCACAATCCGGCCAGCCCTGGCGCCATCCCGGAACAGCGCGAACCCGCCCCCTTCCAGCTTGGCGAACACCAGGCCCTGCAGCGTTTCAGCAGCGCCGAAGAAGCCCAGGCCCATGCCCTGGCTCTGCTGCAACAGAGCCGCAGCAGCCTGTGTCTGTACACCCCTGACCTCGAACCCTGGCTGTACAACCACAGCAGCGTGCAGGACGCCTGTACCCGCTTCCTCCTGGCCAGCCCGAAGAACCGCCTGCGCATTCTCGTGCGCGATGTCTCGCGCCCGGTCAAGCAAGGCCATCGCCTGCTCAACCTGGCGCAGCGCATCAGCAGCAACCTGCATATCCGCCGCCTCAACCCGGACCACCCCAGCGAGGAAATCGCTTACCTGCTGGCCGACGCGCGCGGCCTGCTGCTGCGCTCGCACCCCGAGGACTACGCTGGCTATGCTTTGTATAACGACCCCGGCCGCTTTCGCCTGCAGCAGGCACTGTTCGACCAGGCCTGGGATATCAGCCTGCTAGACCCTGACCTACGGAGCTTCCTGCTATGA
- a CDS encoding secretin N-terminal domain-containing protein, whose amino-acid sequence MTLRACLAALLLVVSLPSLAATELIQLNYRTADEVIPVVQSVLDGQGKVSPYGNQLVVNASPEKIQEIRNLLGQLDTAPRRLLISVDTSESGYQDNEGYAVNGSASIGDVDIEAGRGEVHGRDQVRIIRRSTDSQRGGVQQIQTTEGYPALIQVGQSVPLTTTSTGPYGQVYQNTQYRNVTQGYYVTASLTGEIVHISISSNNDRISRNQPDVIDVQSTDTRVSGRLGEWITLGGVSEQSQGNNDGFLRRHSTQGANDMSMRIKVDALD is encoded by the coding sequence ATGACCTTGCGCGCCTGCCTGGCTGCCCTGCTGCTTGTCGTCAGCCTGCCATCACTGGCCGCCACCGAGCTGATTCAGCTGAACTACCGCACCGCCGACGAGGTGATCCCGGTGGTGCAGTCGGTGCTCGACGGCCAGGGCAAGGTCAGCCCCTACGGCAATCAACTGGTGGTCAACGCCTCGCCGGAAAAGATCCAGGAAATCCGCAACCTGCTCGGTCAGCTGGACACAGCGCCACGGCGCCTGCTGATCAGCGTCGATACCAGCGAATCGGGCTACCAGGACAACGAAGGCTATGCGGTCAATGGCTCGGCCAGCATCGGCGACGTCGACATAGAAGCCGGTCGCGGCGAAGTGCATGGGCGCGATCAGGTACGCATCATTCGCCGCAGCACCGACAGCCAGCGCGGTGGGGTGCAGCAGATCCAGACCACCGAAGGCTACCCGGCACTGATCCAGGTCGGCCAGAGCGTACCGCTGACCACCACCAGCACCGGCCCGTACGGCCAGGTCTACCAGAACACCCAGTACCGCAATGTCACTCAGGGCTACTACGTCACCGCCAGCCTGACGGGCGAAATCGTGCACATCAGCATCAGCAGCAACAACGACCGCATCAGCCGCAATCAGCCCGACGTAATCGACGTGCAGAGCACCGACACCCGGGTCAGTGGCAGACTGGGTGAATGGATCACCCTGGGTGGCGTCAGCGAACAGAGCCAGGGCAATAACGATGGCTTCCTGCGTCGCCACTCCACCCAGGGCGCCAACGACATGAGCATGCGCATCAAGGTTGACGCACTGGACTAG
- a CDS encoding isocitrate lyase, producing the protein MSAYQNDIKAVAALKEAAGSSWSAIDPESVARMRAQNRFKTGLEIAQYTADIMRKDMAEYDADSSVYTQSLGCWHGFIGQQKLISIKKHLKTTNKRYLYLSGWMVAALRSDFGPLPDQSMHEKTSVSGLIEELYTFLRQADARELDLLFTALDTARAAGDKVKADEIQAQIDGYETHVVPIIADIDAGFGNPEATYLLAKKMIEAGACCIQIENQVSDEKQCGHQDGKVTVPHADFLAKINAVRYAFLELGIDNGVIVARTDSLGAGLTKQIAVTNQPGDLGDQYNSFLDCEEVSPADLKNGDVVLNREGKLLRPKRLPSNLFQFRAGTGEARCVLDSITSLQNGADMLWIETEKPHVGQIAAMVDEIRKVIPNAKLVYNNSPSFNWTLNFRQQVFDAFAAEGKDVSAYDRAKLMSVDYDETELAQVADEKIRTFQRDGSARAGIFHHLITLPTYHTAALSTDNLAKGYFADQGMLAYVKGVQRQEIRQGIACVKHQNMSGSDIGDAHKEYFAGEAALKAGGKDNTMNQFS; encoded by the coding sequence ATGTCAGCTTATCAAAACGACATCAAAGCCGTTGCCGCACTCAAAGAAGCCGCCGGCAGCAGCTGGAGCGCTATTGACCCGGAGTCCGTGGCTCGCATGCGTGCCCAGAACCGCTTCAAAACCGGTCTGGAAATCGCTCAGTACACTGCCGACATCATGCGCAAAGACATGGCTGAGTACGATGCCGACTCCTCCGTCTACACCCAGTCGCTGGGTTGCTGGCACGGCTTCATCGGTCAGCAGAAGCTGATTTCGATCAAGAAGCACCTGAAGACCACCAACAAGCGCTACCTCTACCTGTCGGGCTGGATGGTTGCTGCTCTGCGTTCGGATTTCGGTCCGCTGCCGGATCAGTCCATGCACGAGAAAACTTCGGTTTCCGGCCTGATCGAAGAGCTGTACACCTTCCTGCGTCAAGCCGACGCCCGTGAACTGGACCTGCTGTTCACCGCCCTGGACACCGCTCGCGCTGCTGGCGACAAAGTCAAAGCAGACGAAATCCAGGCTCAGATCGACGGCTACGAAACTCACGTCGTACCGATCATCGCCGACATCGACGCTGGCTTCGGTAACCCGGAAGCCACCTACCTGCTGGCCAAGAAAATGATCGAAGCGGGTGCTTGCTGCATCCAGATCGAAAACCAGGTTTCCGACGAGAAGCAGTGCGGCCACCAGGACGGTAAAGTCACCGTTCCTCACGCCGACTTCCTGGCCAAGATCAACGCTGTTCGCTACGCATTCCTCGAGCTGGGCATCGACAACGGCGTGATCGTTGCTCGTACCGACTCCCTGGGTGCCGGCCTGACCAAGCAGATCGCTGTTACCAACCAGCCGGGCGACCTGGGCGACCAGTACAACTCCTTCCTGGATTGCGAAGAAGTCTCCCCTGCCGACCTGAAGAACGGCGACGTCGTTCTGAACCGTGAAGGCAAGCTGCTGCGTCCGAAGCGTCTGCCGTCCAACCTGTTCCAGTTCCGCGCTGGCACCGGTGAAGCACGCTGCGTACTGGACAGCATCACCTCGCTGCAGAACGGCGCTGACATGCTGTGGATCGAAACCGAGAAGCCGCACGTTGGCCAGATCGCTGCCATGGTTGACGAGATCCGCAAGGTCATCCCGAACGCCAAGCTGGTCTACAACAACAGCCCGTCCTTCAACTGGACCCTGAACTTCCGCCAGCAGGTATTCGACGCGTTCGCTGCCGAAGGCAAAGACGTTTCTGCCTACGACCGCGCCAAGCTGATGAGCGTCGACTACGACGAAACCGAGCTGGCCCAGGTTGCTGACGAGAAGATCCGTACCTTCCAGCGTGATGGCTCGGCTCGTGCCGGCATCTTCCACCACCTGATCACTCTGCCGACCTACCACACCGCCGCGCTGTCCACCGACAACCTGGCCAAAGGGTACTTCGCAGACCAGGGCATGCTGGCCTACGTGAAAGGCGTTCAGCGTCAGGAGATCCGTCAAGGTATCGCCTGCGTTAAGCACCAGAACATGTCCGGCTCCGACATCGGCGACGCTCACAAAGAGTACTTCGCTGGTGAAGCAGCTCTGAAAGCCGGCGGCAAAGACAACACCATGAACCAGTTCAGCTAA